tcttcaccagagatgtataaagtactggagtaaaggagtggagtagaagtacaagtgctatatcaaaaaacgGACTTGAGTacaagttgaagtgttctttaaacaccatactcaagtaaaagtactaaagtattcaaaatgttttgtacttaagtattgcaagtagaagtatgtaaaaaattgctactcaagtactgaaagtaaaagtacaagtaaaagtaaaagtagaagtactgttgtttatattatttcaaatttttattaaggcacaacttctaatgttacagtgttacaatgttcatggtagagttctatgatttcccatggtctgtgaatgcgtctaaatgaatgcgagagcgagggggagggggagcaggtgagagagcgcacctgggtgtgtcaggtgtatgacgtacggcgctggacgctacaatagtaacgagtaacgattcagcacatgaaaaatgtatcagagtaaaagtattaaattcatcaaatatatgtagtgcagtaaaagtgaaagttggggaaaaaataatactccaaaaaagtacagatactgcattttagtacttaagtacagtacttaagtagttccacttcgttactatacatctctgctctTCACTCTCTACTAGttaagaaagagaggaggggaaaaaaaggagtgtACAAAGGGGAAAAAGCAGTCTGTAGATCGGTTTGAAAGTTCAATTAAAGTGCaggcttttgtgtgtgtgtgtttacttacCTGCAtatatgtgcatttgtgtttaaGTGTGGAAATCCTGCAGGGTACGTacaaagggtgtgtgtgtacttatgTGTTTATGGTTATGTagaatgatgtttgtgtgtgtgtgtgtgtgtgtgtgtgtgtgtggctgcccCATGGGGATAATGTGACAAAGCctgtggtgtgatgtgtgatgtaaACAGGGATCACTAGCATAGCGACAGCCACGAGCATTCACACTGTGTTTACACCACcatgctaaacacacacacacgcacacacacacacacaagaaaaaggTGCATAAAGATACACACCTGGAAAGTATTACAGAGTCACTGCTTATGCAATATAACTCCTAAAATACAGTGCATGTGTCAGCTCACAAAGTCTCCGGTCCCGCTGCatcacggctccggaacgactgcagcatccggcagccctccgcaacacatacgcagagcttctatcgttcacagcacagagcagattgtgcggggaaagggaaatcggctacaaaatacaacaaaaccttgtttattttcaaaataaaacactccgtattcaccgcggatcgagtttcattacaagaacacgtcataatggaATGACTGCGGCaaccggcagccctccgcaacacatgcacagaggtcagaggttttcaggcgtctttCCACCCCatcgacaccatggatgaggagaagttgattctggaggtccaaaatcaatttatgtcatttatgacacctcacatcctttttataaggacaccatAAAAAAGATGCGGCATGAAAtgccatcgcaggagtcaaagagactacagccggcaatatcacGCGATTATGCATGAATTTGCGAGATCGTTTACCGGTGGAGCCGCACCCAtgcgcatcacaaacagattacGTGTGACCTGGCGGATGCCGGAGTAGGCAGCCGTTCCGGAGCAGAGccgttctgcatgcagtgtgtaCGTAAACCAAAGcagacatttacacacagaggtaaaggaaagaaaattgtTATAAGCGGATGAAAAGATGAACAGAGAGGAAATATGGGTTAGATTGAAAGAAAAGACATTAAATtggacgaggaggaagaagaagcaagATGGATGAGGAGCGAGAATCCTCAGTGAGAATAGGCGGgaatagaaaagaagaaaaagaggactGAAATTAAAGAAAGTAAACATAGAGAGAGATAAAGGGGAAATGGGGAGGAGAAagtgaagataaaaaaacacacgGCGCTCCTGAACAACCCCTCCACCATCCACAAACCGTCAGCCACCCAGTGTCTCAAAGAagcaaagagtgtgtgtgtgtgtggtggcattACCGCAACCCTAACCCATTTCCCAAACCAGAAGGTGGCAGTGGTGAGCCCAAATCTGTTTTCCTGCTAAgtacagagaagaagaagaagactttgactttgaccaGGAGCTTGTCCTTCATTTCCTACCCGCGTGAAGAAGCTTCTTCCTACTCCAATGCAAAATGTTTACGCTCCAAGGTAGGCAAGGTTTTTCTTCTCGTCTTGCGGGACACATTCAGTAcgtttacatgcagcaaaaaattTGAATTTCTGATCGTATCAGACATAGTTTGGACTTTTAAAATGCTTGTAAACACCTTAGGCCGACCTGCTTCGGACCGTAACGGAAAACTGATAACACCTAGGTAATTCGTTCATAGTCGGCATTTTAATGCCATGTATACTCAACAATTGGATCTAAATCGGATTTTACGtggccattctagtcaatgtatcaaaccccaccggctccggCGTGGTCCGTGTCCGAGCACGCGTAGCCAGAAGCATGAATTAcgcgtctgttctatttttgatgcttcacgcgagcagcacgcgtcaatttacacagaccaCCTCGAGCGGGCGCCTATCACGAGACATAacgtgcaaactgccggtcttagaaacagacaaaaacaaaactaattaactGCATAGCATATTttcacatgtagaagcatgtttggAAGAACACAccgggaaaatggccaaattTGAGCAAGTTAACAGAGTCTGGCAAGGCTGACCGCTCGCTTCCGTTGCGtggaggacggaccaaatacatGACGCTCACGCAATGCGCCGCGGACACACAGGCAGCAAAATATTTCCAAACAaggtttttgcctttttcatttCCGACTGGCTGGTCTGgctctcctgcagctgcactgGCCATAGTGTCAGCAACTGACTCTGCGGCTCACTTCTCCCAGGAAGGTAGGTCCCGCTCTTTACCGATGATTACGTGACGTGATTTCAATACTTGAAAACTGGAAACTTTACAAGGGAAATAACTGATGACTGCCCATACCGACAATACAGTGAACAGCCTCCGTCTCCCGCAATGAGAGCCAGGTAGGTCCGTAACTTTTACAATGTCTTTGTAACTTTACACGATGCACTGTGTCAGGATCTCTCTCATGACAGAATCTTACAGCGTCCAGtagtggtgtgcgatactgcatattttggtatcgatccgataccaagtaaatacgggccagtatcgccgataccgatacttttaaataaataaggtggatgctaaatctcaattaattttttCATGACCCCGCTTTTGGCTCGAAAATGCAGCCACACggcgctcctcttcctctctgccgtTCTTCTGTTCAAGTTTAAGTCTTTTAAGTGACTCGGacctcttactctctctctctttttatgaGTCATTGTTCATTTCATTCAGCCCTCTAATGGCTGGAgtaaacgtgacaaatgaacaaacgtGCTGCTGCGTGTGCAGCTCCTCACAGCCTGAGCGGCCTATCACGAGACAAATGAATGATCCGTATGAACGAACTGTTTaagtaaaagtgttttattgattaatcatgCATGATACAAGAAAGACAGATTACTGCAGGATAAAGTTATGCAAAAAGCGTTCCTTTCATTACCGTTCAATCTGCTCCTCAGCACAAGGCCGAAGAAGCAGCCCCTGTTTATGTCACTTGTCGCTTCCTTCCTTAAGTAGCGTTACAGCAATAGCAAAGAAATACAGATTTGATTTGAGATATAAAGCCTTCGGGTTATGTTTGAGACtgatgacacaaagacagatgagtgtgcacaaaaacacaaacgcacatcctccaatgtttgtgcttttcaCAGCTACTTCATGCCTCCATGACGGTCCTGGAATCACTGAGGTGCCCGTCCACAGATATATGGAAAACGATGATGTACACAATGATAATCATGCCAGCAACCTGTGAGTACCAAAAGAAACATGAGTCAATCACCATGACACAAACCAAAACCTGACACTGCACTAAGAACTTGATCATAAAACTATATAGACACATGGATTATTCTGGgaaaattaatgtttttctccACGACAGTATCAGCACACAGTTACAGACGGGAAGTTAACTGTCATCACATGAATATACAATGGTATACATAcatcttcagaaaaaaaacttaatgtTAAGattagggatgcaaattatcgattgattcattaattgttagttgattgaccttatcgatcgattaacgattaactgataagcgccttttttcctgagaacatacatttctcacggtgtcttcaacataaagcaaaatattacttatatactgaataaaaaatgcacgttatattcctcaactaatgttttactgtaccagttgggatacggtacagatatgacatttaaccaaaataaattctgcacagaaaattgaaatacattaaaaaaaataattgtgcactggctcacctgttgcatgtgaaacattaaacaacaaaaaatattttttaaagctatacaatatgggcttagcctacacaatattaagcctacatatcattatctggtaaagtacttaaatgaaaaacttgaaacattagcagcaccacttataatctcccttgttctgaggAAGGTAACAGTAGgattactagccctggaaatttacagtaacatgtagtactgaacacagcttaaatcatccctgaggaaggtgacagtaaaattagagggcctctatcAAACTATGTCCCGCAGAAATTTtaagagtgacgagtgggctgttgccgggggtctgtattcataaagcacacctcaaatagtcatttttaacgtGTTTATTTAGACACGTTTAAAAAACGTTTGTGTGCCGGGTCTCTCGCCACGTTACGTTCAGGTATTCTGgcgacaccatgacatttcactgaaaaaaatggccctagattcagttaacataattaatttaattgaatcgattaaattcttttcGACAGTTAACGATAGTCGATTAACCGTTTacatcataaacataaaataaatccTATTCATTGTACTGTAtagaaagaaatgtaatattttatatttatatttgtattattaaacAATTTGATTAACCCATATTTGACTCAGAAACACTATCAGTTTTtgtcattcatcatttataattttaacAGCAGGAACTCTATCTGTCATTCTGTCGTTTCCACAAATCAATGgatatgtttttaatcatttaaaaaaaacagttgcatGTTGCTCCTAAGACATCTTATTTGTCTTGTCATTTACCTTTCCACAGTACTGCGCAGTGTTCACTGTTACGTCCGTTATTAGGCTGTCCACTACACCAGTTCTTGTAATTGAAGGCTGTACCATCAATCCAGAACCAGTGTTTTTCCTAGAAGACAGAACAgtattgaatattgaatatgagaaatccaaaacacatttaatgaaatACCCATCAGCCTTTATCTAATGTACCTGCTGTGCATCAGAGAATCCGAtccatgttgttttctttagtgCCAGAGCCCAGAACTGATCATTCTCACCCTTGTTGTGCACAGATGCTAGGTTTCCACCTAGGGACCTACAGTGTGACTACAGTGGagataacacacagacagagagtaaTATGTCTAAAGAAACGATTTCCACACATGATTTGTGCAACTGAGTAcaagcagtttgttttttaattatcttgATTACCTGAGCCTCAGCCCAAGTCTTGGCTGTTGCAAAGTAGCGAAAACAGCTTTTCCCGATCGTAGTCCAATCACGAGAGCAT
Above is a genomic segment from Larimichthys crocea isolate SSNF chromosome XIV, L_crocea_2.0, whole genome shotgun sequence containing:
- the LOC109140257 gene encoding galactose-specific lectin nattectin, whose translation is MNFTMKILAVSVLLVAMMALALATEEEDGLELIAAIQEKEIESEIKEAESIKGEEKCVVKRSACSRDWTTIGKSCFRYFATAKTWAEAQSHCRSLGGNLASVHNKGENDQFWALALKKTTWIGFSDAQQEKHWFWIDGTAFNYKNWCSGQPNNGRNSEHCAVLWKGCWHDYHCVHHRFPYICGRAPQ